The Desulfitobacterium chlororespirans DSM 11544 genome window below encodes:
- a CDS encoding 4Fe-4S dicluster domain-containing protein — MSEQNDKDERNGENYGVSSSRRAFLKYTGGVLAAMLGLGATGKTLKREDLLRPPGGQDETDFISRCIKCDRCRSVCPTSVIGLANLSDSMLDARTPVMKFHLGYCDFCNKCVEVCPTQALKSFDMKTVKIGLAEVKKDICIAWDSVGCTICQEECPYDAILLDGQRRPIVESEKCNGCGLCVKVCPALVMRSYGGGKVRGIEVEVIARKGGELFGRK, encoded by the coding sequence ATGAGTGAACAAAACGATAAAGATGAACGGAACGGGGAGAACTATGGCGTTAGCTCCTCGCGGCGTGCTTTTCTTAAATATACCGGAGGAGTTTTGGCAGCGATGCTCGGGCTTGGAGCGACGGGCAAAACGCTGAAAAGAGAAGACCTGCTCCGGCCTCCGGGGGGACAGGACGAGACTGATTTTATTTCCAGATGCATTAAATGCGACCGCTGCCGAAGTGTCTGCCCTACTTCTGTGATCGGTTTGGCGAACTTGTCGGACAGCATGTTGGACGCCCGCACCCCGGTAATGAAATTCCATCTTGGTTACTGTGATTTTTGTAACAAATGCGTGGAAGTCTGTCCTACTCAAGCTTTGAAGTCTTTTGACATGAAGACTGTAAAAATAGGACTTGCGGAAGTAAAAAAAGATATCTGCATAGCCTGGGACTCGGTTGGCTGCACCATATGCCAGGAAGAATGCCCCTACGATGCCATCCTACTGGATGGGCAGCGCCGCCCTATAGTTGAGTCTGAAAAATGCAACGGATGCGGTCTATGCGTGAAAGTCTGTCCGGCCCTGGTAATGCGATCGTATGGGGGAGGCAAAGTACGCGGTATAGAAGTTGAAGTCATTGCCAGGAAAGGGGGAGAGCTCTTTGGAAGGAAATAG
- a CDS encoding 4Fe-4S dicluster domain-containing protein: MQKTLVVDLDRCIGCKSCEVACKQENGVTLGSYWNKVKQIGPRGKYPDLQMHFLPVMCQQCSSPECVKVCPTGASYINEENIVLVDKEKCIGCRYCIMACPYEARTFNEEQKVVEKCTLCVHLLAIGEKPACVKNCVGSARFFGDLDDPDSDVTKALKKAGSDSVHSMPDVGNHPTSRYIMHRKTAIWKES; this comes from the coding sequence ATGCAAAAAACATTGGTTGTCGACTTGGATCGTTGTATTGGCTGTAAATCCTGCGAAGTGGCGTGCAAGCAGGAAAATGGTGTGACCCTGGGATCTTATTGGAATAAGGTAAAACAGATTGGCCCGCGGGGGAAGTACCCGGATCTCCAGATGCATTTTCTCCCGGTGATGTGCCAGCAGTGCTCCAGTCCGGAATGCGTCAAAGTCTGTCCCACGGGAGCATCTTATATAAATGAAGAGAATATTGTCCTGGTCGATAAAGAAAAATGCATCGGCTGCCGTTACTGCATCATGGCCTGCCCCTACGAGGCCCGCACTTTCAATGAAGAACAAAAGGTTGTAGAGAAATGCACTCTTTGCGTTCATCTATTGGCAATTGGTGAGAAACCTGCCTGCGTCAAGAATTGTGTGGGCAGCGCCCGGTTTTTCGGCGACCTGGACGATCCGGACAGCGACGTAACGAAGGCGCTCAAAAAAGCCGGCAGCGACAGTGTGCATAGTATGCCGGATGTGGGGAACCATCCTACCTCCCGCTATATCATGCACCGCAAGACGGCTATATGGAAGGAGAGCTAA
- a CDS encoding LysR family transcriptional regulator: MDLFDLRCFLSVAKHLNLSLAAKEMFISQPSMSVKINGIEEDFGVKLFNRTRHKVELTPAGESAQKDFAYILEYYEKAKVQAKKISESQNNHLCIGYHGPTEWANIHELVQEFHKKFPHIEIDVVVATWGALTHDLVNGRLDVMFNEQSEIDDITMLDSVYLFRDYVAIAVSKSSPLAQLKKIKPEALKNEKIIMSNNKYAVKSLKVVIERLSDAGFDMENARLVDHYDTTIAMASAGMGIAPIPRSFKIAGHQSVAYVDIDSDKVYEDFVLAWRNNNEKPAVHLFKDFCKQHEWHVH, from the coding sequence GTGGATTTATTTGATTTGAGGTGCTTTTTAAGTGTTGCCAAACATTTAAATCTTTCCCTTGCTGCGAAAGAAATGTTTATCTCACAACCCTCTATGAGTGTTAAAATCAATGGGATTGAAGAAGACTTCGGAGTTAAATTGTTCAACCGGACCCGCCATAAAGTGGAGCTAACACCTGCAGGAGAATCTGCCCAAAAAGACTTTGCCTATATTCTGGAGTATTATGAGAAGGCAAAAGTTCAAGCTAAAAAAATCAGCGAATCCCAAAATAATCATTTATGTATCGGTTACCATGGCCCTACTGAATGGGCTAATATCCATGAATTGGTTCAGGAGTTTCACAAAAAATTTCCCCATATTGAAATCGATGTGGTCGTGGCAACCTGGGGGGCTTTAACTCATGATTTAGTCAATGGCAGGCTGGATGTTATGTTTAACGAACAATCGGAAATTGACGATATCACCATGCTGGACAGCGTATATTTATTCCGGGATTATGTGGCCATAGCTGTTTCGAAGTCCAGCCCTTTAGCCCAACTTAAAAAAATAAAACCGGAAGCACTTAAAAACGAGAAGATTATTATGAGCAATAATAAATATGCCGTTAAAAGCTTAAAAGTAGTTATTGAACGCCTGAGTGATGCTGGGTTTGACATGGAGAATGCCAGACTGGTCGATCATTATGACACAACGATTGCCATGGCCTCTGCCGGTATGGGAATCGCGCCTATTCCAAGGTCGTTTAAAATTGCCGGCCATCAGTCCGTAGCTTATGTGGATATCGACAGTGACAAAGTTTATGAGGATTTTGTCCTGGCATGGCGCAACAACAATGAAAAACCTGCTGTCCATTTGTTTAAAGACTTCTGCAAGCAGCATGAGTGGCATGTACATTGA
- a CDS encoding molybdopterin-containing oxidoreductase family protein, which yields MKRLMLNRRDFLKSTAITGAAAAFGGPLLVTALSKDSAKAAETAATKIVKTNCRACIANCGVLAHVKDGRVIKLEGNPEYPMSYGKMCAKGLAGIQALYHPNRNKHPMLRVGARGENKWKRISWDEALDIIAKQLMEAREKYGAESLVCSTGGGGNPEFWSITRFCSAFDSPNWFEPGCAQCYLPRTLTAAVMYGGPDTSIADSNCLEIYDLEETTIKTLVMWGTAPANSCPAGGGNAVNELRARGVRTVVIDPRLTPDAAKADIWLPIRPGSDVALMLAWTRYIMEKKLYDLDFIMKWTNLPYLVNVKTKMLVRAGEAAVPGGPETFMVWDTKTNSAQPLAYPWNDSLMPALEGTYTVNGEECKTGFQLLKERCEPFTLQKAAETCWLDADKIEEAIKLYALNSPGGISLGVATDQNPNSVQAAMGITVLNTLMGNVEKPGALMQRFKSSGIAPIFTYIVPPAIKLISEEQFKKRLGTIEHKGLLQWTAAQPTAILEAILTGKPYKPRVWIERSGNKMGAVANAAKWKDAIDQMDFIVHMFMYPTSFSAYADILIPATEWLETNMPVESLNMVFARQAVTHLWETMDETLFWSKLAKRCADLGHENCQRAFDPEFMGGDLPYWNSMEELLNIFTTSAVNMTWQEFAEKAPFEYMPKQDWKEYHVYQKLDPATGKPGGFPTPSKKIELYAEGFITLGRTGAPFAPYPLPPASVDYDPLPYYMEPAESPLQGSELAKEFPLVMTNGRLPYFHHNTLKNIPWLREIYPVPELWIHPEAAEKYGVGHGDWVWVESKRGKTKGKANVTEGINPGVVYMERFWFPETLDSETHGWQEMNVNLLSKEDAPFNDVVGTYTLRGYLVKVSKADGPPPGVWLKPEDFKPWLPQPSEPTKDVEV from the coding sequence TTGAAACGACTTATGCTGAATCGAAGGGATTTTCTTAAATCAACAGCTATAACCGGAGCTGCGGCAGCATTCGGCGGGCCCTTATTGGTCACGGCCTTATCGAAAGACTCTGCCAAGGCGGCGGAAACCGCTGCGACAAAGATTGTCAAGACCAATTGCCGGGCTTGTATTGCGAACTGTGGGGTTCTGGCCCATGTCAAAGATGGCCGTGTCATCAAGCTCGAAGGCAATCCGGAGTATCCCATGAGCTATGGGAAAATGTGCGCCAAAGGGCTGGCCGGTATACAGGCCCTTTATCACCCTAATCGCAATAAACATCCTATGCTGCGCGTGGGTGCCCGTGGCGAAAACAAGTGGAAGCGCATTTCCTGGGATGAGGCTCTGGACATTATTGCCAAGCAACTGATGGAAGCCCGTGAAAAATACGGGGCGGAAAGCTTGGTTTGTTCCACGGGTGGCGGCGGCAACCCGGAGTTTTGGAGCATCACACGGTTTTGCAGTGCTTTCGATTCTCCCAACTGGTTTGAACCCGGTTGTGCCCAGTGTTATTTGCCGCGCACATTAACGGCTGCCGTGATGTATGGCGGTCCTGATACCAGTATCGCTGATTCCAATTGCCTGGAGATTTACGATCTTGAAGAGACAACGATTAAGACTCTGGTCATGTGGGGAACAGCTCCTGCGAACTCTTGCCCGGCCGGTGGCGGAAATGCCGTCAATGAACTGCGTGCCCGCGGAGTCCGTACGGTGGTCATCGATCCGCGCCTAACCCCCGATGCCGCCAAAGCGGATATCTGGCTGCCGATCCGGCCGGGAAGCGATGTCGCCCTTATGCTGGCCTGGACCCGCTATATTATGGAGAAGAAACTCTACGATCTGGATTTCATCATGAAATGGACGAATTTGCCTTATCTCGTGAATGTCAAAACAAAGATGCTGGTGCGTGCCGGTGAAGCGGCTGTCCCAGGAGGTCCCGAGACCTTTATGGTTTGGGATACCAAAACCAATTCAGCCCAGCCTCTGGCTTACCCCTGGAACGACAGTCTTATGCCTGCACTGGAGGGGACTTACACCGTGAATGGGGAAGAGTGCAAGACAGGATTCCAGCTGCTGAAAGAGCGGTGTGAACCTTTCACTCTTCAGAAGGCGGCGGAGACATGTTGGCTCGATGCCGATAAAATCGAAGAAGCGATCAAGCTTTATGCCCTTAACTCCCCGGGAGGGATAAGCCTGGGTGTTGCTACCGACCAAAATCCCAATTCAGTGCAGGCGGCTATGGGGATTACTGTCCTTAACACTCTGATGGGCAATGTGGAAAAACCGGGGGCGCTGATGCAGCGCTTTAAATCCAGCGGTATTGCACCGATTTTTACCTACATCGTTCCGCCGGCCATCAAATTGATTTCAGAAGAGCAATTTAAAAAACGTCTGGGTACGATTGAGCACAAGGGACTTCTCCAGTGGACAGCCGCTCAGCCCACCGCTATTCTGGAGGCAATTCTGACCGGCAAACCCTATAAGCCGCGGGTGTGGATCGAACGCTCCGGCAATAAAATGGGGGCGGTGGCCAACGCAGCCAAATGGAAAGATGCCATTGACCAAATGGACTTTATTGTCCATATGTTCATGTATCCCACATCATTTTCTGCTTATGCCGATATTCTGATTCCGGCTACGGAATGGCTGGAGACCAATATGCCGGTTGAATCGCTCAATATGGTCTTTGCCCGCCAAGCTGTCACTCATTTGTGGGAGACAATGGATGAAACCCTGTTCTGGTCTAAATTGGCCAAACGCTGTGCGGATCTGGGCCATGAAAATTGCCAGAGAGCGTTTGATCCTGAATTTATGGGTGGAGATTTACCTTATTGGAATTCGATGGAGGAACTTCTCAATATATTCACGACCTCCGCAGTGAACATGACCTGGCAGGAGTTTGCGGAAAAGGCTCCTTTTGAGTATATGCCTAAACAGGATTGGAAAGAGTACCACGTTTATCAAAAGCTTGATCCGGCGACGGGTAAGCCAGGGGGCTTTCCTACCCCCTCCAAAAAAATCGAACTCTATGCTGAAGGTTTTATTACTTTAGGAAGAACCGGAGCTCCCTTTGCACCTTATCCCTTGCCACCGGCTTCGGTAGACTACGATCCCCTGCCTTATTATATGGAACCGGCGGAGAGCCCCCTTCAAGGCAGTGAACTGGCCAAGGAATTCCCCTTGGTTATGACCAATGGAAGGTTGCCTTACTTCCATCACAACACCTTAAAAAACATCCCTTGGTTAAGGGAGATTTATCCTGTTCCTGAGCTTTGGATTCACCCGGAGGCCGCAGAAAAATATGGCGTTGGGCATGGGGACTGGGTTTGGGTCGAGTCCAAGCGGGGTAAAACAAAAGGAAAAGCCAACGTGACGGAAGGGATTAATCCCGGTGTGGTGTATATGGAGCGTTTCTGGTTTCCGGAAACATTAGATAGTGAAACCCACGGCTGGCAGGAAATGAATGTCAACCTGCTCAGCAAGGAGGATGCTCCTTTCAATGATGTAGTCGGTACTTACACACTGCGGGGCTATCTCGTAAAGGTTTCCAAAGCGGATGGCCCGCCGCCGGGGGTTTGGCTGAAACCGGAGGATTTCAAGCCCTGGCTGCCTCAGCCATCTGAACCCACCAAAGATGTGGAGGTGTAA
- a CDS encoding TorD/DmsD family molecular chaperone, with translation MEKLSEYPDLMVGREHMYRFLGRLYRVEVDGDLLNHMQGMSFPGESSDVELSKGYRMLEEYLRKPWGDPVTDLAVDFARVFLGAGISNAYAAYPYESVYTSPERLVMQDARDQVVALYRSKGLDISAALDFPEDHISLELEFMAHLCLEVQKALAVQDLSAVSACLKEQLDFLLQHLLNWVPAFCADVEKHAETSFYKGTAQITEGYLRLEHILLEDLVAEIDAGGLRVD, from the coding sequence ATGGAGAAACTGTCGGAATACCCGGACCTGATGGTGGGCCGGGAACATATGTATCGATTTTTAGGGCGTCTCTACAGAGTGGAAGTGGATGGGGATTTACTGAACCACATGCAGGGGATGTCATTTCCCGGAGAGAGCAGCGATGTTGAACTCAGTAAAGGATATCGAATGCTTGAAGAGTATCTTCGCAAGCCCTGGGGAGATCCTGTGACAGATTTGGCTGTGGACTTTGCCAGGGTTTTTCTGGGCGCCGGTATAAGCAACGCTTACGCAGCCTATCCTTATGAATCGGTTTACACAAGCCCGGAGAGGCTGGTCATGCAGGATGCCCGGGATCAAGTTGTGGCGTTATATCGGAGCAAAGGGCTTGATATCTCTGCTGCCCTGGATTTTCCGGAGGATCATATCTCTCTTGAGCTTGAATTTATGGCTCACCTGTGCCTGGAGGTGCAAAAAGCTCTTGCTGTACAGGATCTGTCAGCGGTGTCCGCCTGCCTGAAAGAACAGTTGGATTTTCTCTTGCAGCACCTTTTGAACTGGGTTCCCGCTTTTTGTGCTGATGTGGAGAAGCATGCGGAAACATCTTTTTACAAAGGGACCGCTCAGATTACAGAGGGCTATTTACGCCTGGAGCATATCCTCCTTGAAGATTTGGTTGCGGAAATTGATGCCGGGGGCCTTAGGGTGGATTAG
- a CDS encoding FAD-dependent oxidoreductase, translating into MSFTRRDFLKGATFTAAGVAMTGILGGCSSAGTANTPAAPATDNANTAAPGKSTKWYDEEYFKKPAPITGITETIDVDVVVIGAGNGGCIAAVSAADLGAKVAWVEQNAGTITWAGEIAALNSKVAKEKFGVSYSEEEKNRIVNDICRYASYEVDQRLVKLWADHSGRTMDWFVDKMEAKGIHMFLETDTYKSNVYTVLPVTHTVYKGEFIELGPNQMGSQLANPAWAEYAEEMGVKKLFEHTAQQLVQDSGGKVTGIIVQRKSDKAYIQINTAKGVILSTGGYSGNTAMMDALRFRGKDFVANNLGGDGHNGDGIKMALWAGAAIDRNQCGNAFNRAAIDLDHHVGEPFTSGLNDIWWPGSQPWLKVNTRGERFMNEDGPYDFQIYGGVSQPGKFWFQIFDSNYWDDVQAFHTTICSRVVAAKGARNSEVLPGVFPAKSKEEFDGAFMAAALKSGKLKKADTLEDLASQLGIPAGVFAETVKRYNQNAANGFDADFGKNPAKVLPVDKAPFYGIAVGSWLLCTFNGIKINTNLQAIDEKGDPIEGLYITGNDSGGFFANSYPEYYGGLAHGRTTCFARLAALHAVTGSIYES; encoded by the coding sequence ATGAGTTTTACGAGAAGGGATTTTCTCAAAGGAGCAACGTTTACGGCCGCAGGTGTTGCTATGACCGGTATTCTTGGAGGCTGCTCCAGTGCAGGCACGGCTAATACTCCCGCTGCCCCCGCCACTGACAATGCAAACACTGCAGCCCCCGGCAAGAGCACCAAATGGTATGATGAAGAGTATTTCAAAAAACCGGCCCCCATTACCGGCATTACCGAAACGATCGATGTGGATGTAGTGGTCATTGGTGCTGGAAACGGCGGCTGTATAGCAGCTGTCAGTGCCGCCGATCTGGGTGCAAAAGTCGCCTGGGTTGAACAAAATGCCGGAACCATTACCTGGGCCGGTGAAATTGCCGCTCTGAACTCCAAAGTGGCCAAGGAAAAATTCGGCGTATCCTATAGCGAAGAAGAAAAGAACAGGATTGTCAACGATATCTGCCGCTATGCCAGCTATGAAGTCGATCAGCGCTTGGTTAAGCTATGGGCGGATCATTCCGGCAGAACCATGGATTGGTTTGTTGATAAGATGGAAGCCAAAGGGATTCATATGTTCCTGGAAACAGACACATACAAGAGCAATGTCTACACAGTGCTTCCTGTGACACATACAGTGTATAAAGGCGAATTTATCGAACTGGGCCCCAATCAGATGGGGTCCCAATTGGCCAATCCCGCCTGGGCAGAATATGCCGAGGAAATGGGAGTAAAAAAACTTTTCGAGCATACCGCCCAGCAATTGGTTCAGGACAGCGGCGGCAAAGTGACCGGAATTATTGTGCAGCGCAAAAGCGACAAGGCTTATATCCAAATCAATACAGCCAAAGGAGTTATTCTCTCCACCGGGGGCTATTCAGGCAATACAGCGATGATGGATGCCTTGCGTTTTCGTGGCAAAGATTTTGTCGCCAATAATCTGGGGGGCGACGGACACAATGGGGACGGCATCAAGATGGCGCTCTGGGCCGGTGCCGCAATTGACCGCAATCAGTGCGGGAATGCCTTTAACCGGGCAGCCATTGATCTGGATCATCATGTTGGCGAACCGTTTACCAGCGGCTTGAATGATATCTGGTGGCCGGGAAGCCAGCCCTGGCTGAAAGTCAATACCCGGGGGGAGCGTTTTATGAATGAAGACGGCCCTTATGATTTTCAGATTTATGGCGGCGTCAGCCAGCCCGGGAAATTCTGGTTCCAGATCTTTGACTCCAACTATTGGGATGATGTCCAGGCCTTTCATACCACAATCTGCTCGCGGGTCGTGGCAGCTAAAGGGGCACGCAACTCTGAAGTACTGCCCGGAGTATTTCCCGCCAAAAGCAAAGAAGAATTTGACGGCGCTTTTATGGCGGCGGCTTTAAAAAGCGGCAAATTGAAAAAAGCAGATACTCTGGAGGATTTGGCAAGCCAGCTGGGCATTCCCGCCGGTGTTTTTGCGGAGACGGTTAAGCGTTATAACCAAAACGCGGCAAACGGGTTCGATGCGGATTTCGGCAAAAATCCGGCGAAAGTTCTGCCTGTAGACAAAGCCCCCTTCTACGGCATTGCCGTAGGCAGCTGGTTGTTATGCACGTTTAACGGAATCAAAATCAATACGAATCTGCAAGCCATCGATGAAAAAGGCGATCCTATCGAAGGCTTATATATCACAGGCAATGACAGCGGCGGTTTCTTTGCCAACAGCTACCCCGAATATTACGGCGGATTAGCCCATGGAAGAACCACCTGCTTCGCCCGTCTGGCAGCCTTGCATGCCGTCACCGGGTCCATTTATGAAAGCTGA
- a CDS encoding dimethyl sulfoxide reductase anchor subunit family protein: MSIEWSLVFFTVFVGLGCGIFVCSVILTEWGGMAKQVRTKSSLAALAALAIGGFSSVLHLGHPERIFGALGHPTSGIFMESTMLGLVALDIIVYLVAMRRNASDRTLRIISTVGIIPAVILAFAVGYTYVLSARPAWNTLILPLIYLASAGLMGCYSLSLLIAFTNNISSAPGTTSAEIAAAKGAPSAAGTIKWATLIAVAFQAVLLILYLIHLAVAPYPDITRSATRVLTGDLAVLFWGGLVLLGLLVPAALVSPFNKKKAKQIPPVASLAFGLVCVLVSSALFRGLMFSLGSSIKQFL; encoded by the coding sequence ATGAGTATCGAATGGTCATTGGTTTTTTTCACAGTTTTTGTGGGCTTGGGCTGCGGAATCTTTGTCTGTTCCGTCATCTTAACCGAATGGGGCGGTATGGCAAAGCAAGTGAGGACGAAGAGTTCGCTGGCAGCACTGGCAGCTTTGGCAATTGGCGGCTTTTCCAGCGTCCTGCATCTGGGTCACCCGGAAAGAATCTTTGGCGCCCTGGGTCATCCAACTTCCGGAATCTTTATGGAGTCGACGATGTTAGGGTTGGTGGCTTTGGACATTATTGTTTATCTGGTGGCTATGCGGAGAAATGCTTCTGACCGTACCCTCAGGATTATTTCCACGGTAGGGATAATTCCCGCGGTTATTCTGGCCTTTGCCGTTGGCTACACCTATGTATTATCAGCCCGGCCTGCATGGAATACCCTTATTTTACCGCTCATTTATCTGGCCTCGGCAGGTTTAATGGGGTGTTACAGCCTCAGCCTGCTGATTGCGTTTACGAACAATATCAGCTCGGCACCTGGGACAACGTCAGCAGAAATTGCAGCGGCAAAGGGGGCTCCATCGGCAGCAGGGACGATAAAATGGGCAACACTCATTGCTGTGGCATTTCAGGCTGTGCTGCTCATACTCTATTTGATCCATCTGGCGGTTGCGCCTTATCCGGATATTACCCGCTCTGCCACCCGGGTTTTGACCGGTGATCTGGCAGTTTTATTCTGGGGAGGATTGGTGCTCCTGGGTTTATTGGTTCCTGCCGCCCTGGTATCGCCATTCAACAAAAAGAAGGCGAAACAGATACCTCCCGTTGCGTCTTTAGCATTCGGCCTTGTCTGTGTTTTGGTTTCCAGTGCGCTCTTCCGGGGGTTGATGTTTTCTCTTGGCAGCAGCATCAAGCAGTTCTTGTAA
- a CDS encoding sigma-54 interaction domain-containing protein — MSTVGRAIGENQIENLTSILDSMYPMRGQIECALNRFLTYGEDPRECGCVRHEIAMSWLRSRNYGITQDVDLLTKRVKPSTWKRVLKNSGTLLSVAKEVLLKDLSFVTRHSDFSAFLFDDKGITLLPVNGGKTFSSVVSGLDLSEESIGTSSHSLCIYHDRPTFLVAPENFNWTIQDVSASVSVPIHYESGSLAGVLTFTYNRDNDLYLTSREMLSGMIAFQFSLAQKIENSLRGLDHNSKTSSTQTQSHTPFDIIRSLTDDSLAAVNKKGEFLHLNTGAEKLLQATLKQLKGTTLLTLTGNEPSLIGALKSSRPTPDFPIQLLNTGNPKDCLIRVVPVNDEEMIIRFKQLKPSKPNNSEHLSALYTFSDIVGESPELARTKQLAQKFASTSRNIILFGRSGTGKELFAQAIHNASRSQGPFISINCASLPRGLVESEFFGYEGGSFTGADRKGRAGKLELADGGTLFLDEIGDMPLGFQPILLRALENKQVMRIGGSQYVPTNFRVIAATNKDIPDLIAKNLFREDLYYRLSSLKLLIPSLKERRNDILVLAHYFIRKQCQEYNLPIPALEPDVEKALISYEWPGNIRELHNCIGTALTLAENDIIRAEDLPPEILTQSYDVNETFGLKSLDEMEAMAIRDAMFRTGHNVSKAARFLGINRTTLYQKLKKHPIDTM, encoded by the coding sequence ATGAGCACTGTGGGCAGAGCTATTGGTGAAAATCAAATAGAAAACCTTACCTCCATATTGGATTCTATGTATCCGATGCGGGGGCAGATTGAATGTGCCTTGAACCGTTTTCTCACTTATGGCGAAGACCCCAGGGAATGCGGCTGTGTACGGCATGAAATAGCGATGTCCTGGCTCCGCTCCCGCAACTATGGCATTACCCAGGATGTTGATCTTTTGACCAAAAGAGTCAAGCCCTCAACATGGAAACGTGTCCTGAAGAACAGCGGAACATTATTAAGCGTTGCCAAAGAGGTGTTGCTCAAAGATTTATCTTTTGTAACCCGCCATTCAGACTTCAGCGCTTTTTTATTTGATGATAAAGGGATCACTTTATTGCCGGTTAACGGAGGCAAAACATTCAGTTCAGTCGTTTCCGGTTTGGACCTCTCTGAGGAATCCATCGGAACAAGCAGCCATTCTCTGTGCATTTACCATGATAGACCCACCTTTCTGGTCGCGCCGGAAAATTTCAATTGGACTATTCAGGATGTAAGCGCATCGGTCTCCGTGCCGATTCATTATGAGAGCGGAAGCCTGGCCGGTGTCTTAACCTTTACCTATAACCGTGACAATGATCTTTACTTGACCAGCCGGGAAATGCTCAGCGGAATGATCGCCTTTCAGTTTTCTTTAGCACAGAAGATCGAAAATTCCCTGAGAGGATTGGATCATAATTCCAAAACATCTTCAACCCAAACACAGAGCCATACACCATTTGATATCATCCGTTCCTTGACAGATGACAGTTTAGCAGCAGTGAACAAAAAAGGCGAATTCCTGCATCTTAACACAGGTGCCGAAAAACTGTTGCAGGCTACTCTCAAGCAGCTTAAAGGAACAACCCTTCTAACCTTAACCGGAAACGAACCGAGTCTGATCGGAGCACTTAAAAGCAGCAGGCCAACACCTGATTTTCCAATCCAACTATTGAACACCGGAAACCCAAAAGATTGCCTGATACGAGTGGTGCCTGTTAACGATGAGGAAATGATCATACGGTTTAAGCAGCTCAAACCCTCTAAACCCAATAATTCAGAACACCTCTCCGCCCTTTATACTTTTTCAGATATTGTCGGCGAAAGCCCTGAGCTGGCCAGAACCAAGCAGCTTGCTCAGAAATTTGCTTCAACTTCCCGTAACATTATCTTGTTCGGACGAAGCGGAACGGGCAAAGAGTTGTTTGCCCAGGCTATTCATAATGCCAGCCGCTCTCAGGGCCCTTTCATCAGCATTAACTGTGCTTCCCTGCCCAGAGGGCTGGTTGAAAGTGAATTTTTCGGGTATGAGGGAGGTAGTTTTACCGGAGCTGACCGCAAAGGGCGGGCAGGCAAACTGGAACTGGCCGACGGGGGCACTTTGTTTTTAGATGAAATCGGTGATATGCCGCTGGGTTTTCAACCGATTCTGCTGAGGGCACTTGAGAACAAACAGGTCATGCGCATAGGGGGCAGCCAGTATGTTCCCACCAATTTCCGGGTCATCGCTGCCACCAATAAGGATATCCCTGATTTGATTGCTAAAAATCTGTTCCGGGAAGACCTGTATTATCGGCTCTCCAGCCTGAAATTATTAATTCCTTCTTTAAAGGAACGGCGAAATGATATCCTGGTCTTGGCCCATTATTTTATCCGCAAACAATGTCAGGAGTATAATCTGCCCATACCAGCCCTGGAACCGGACGTCGAAAAGGCCCTCATCTCCTATGAGTGGCCCGGTAACATTCGTGAATTGCATAACTGTATCGGCACAGCTTTAACTTTGGCTGAAAATGATATAATTAGAGCAGAAGATCTTCCTCCGGAGATTCTTACTCAATCCTATGACGTCAATGAAACGTTTGGGCTAAAAAGCCTTGATGAAATGGAAGCCATGGCTATACGTGACGCTATGTTCAGAACGGGGCATAATGTGAGCAAGGCCGCCCGCTTCTTAGGAATAAACCGCACAACACTGTACCAAAAGCTAAAAAAACACCCTATTGACACTATGTAA